In candidate division TA06 bacterium, a single window of DNA contains:
- a CDS encoding DUF2330 domain-containing protein, which translates to MDLRKTINAVLPIAVWLAACPASRADMGAIVPAGEVQLSEPGQKAVILFSGQEEVLILATDLSASGPAKILRFIPLPGEPQVSPAAKDCFKKAAKLVKKHQLRYLLQYKGGSGAGEKVELLQHKRIGPHDVTVIRINDAGHFEEWVNEFFKSKGLPAQENFAGIREVVAGYLEQGIAYFVFDLVEARGGEEFIAPLQYRFKSDKLYYPLKTSNLFGGQGRIDLIFFVPCAWRHIRQGFVASSSARVKACDLKGVFRDSKGFFGQGPVTMQAFKYEGALQFDGDLMLGTDSGVEELRPYDPRKP; encoded by the coding sequence ATGGATTTAAGAAAAACAATCAATGCGGTTCTGCCGATAGCCGTCTGGCTGGCGGCCTGCCCGGCCTCCCGGGCCGACATGGGTGCCATAGTGCCGGCCGGCGAGGTGCAGTTGTCCGAGCCGGGGCAGAAGGCCGTCATCCTGTTCAGCGGGCAGGAGGAGGTGCTGATACTGGCCACCGATCTCAGCGCTTCCGGCCCGGCCAAGATCCTCCGCTTCATCCCCCTGCCCGGGGAGCCCCAGGTCTCGCCGGCCGCCAAGGACTGCTTTAAGAAGGCCGCCAAGCTGGTCAAGAAGCACCAGCTGAGATACCTGCTGCAGTACAAGGGCGGGTCCGGGGCCGGGGAGAAGGTGGAGCTGCTCCAGCATAAACGGATCGGCCCGCACGACGTGACGGTGATCAGGATCAACGATGCCGGGCATTTTGAGGAGTGGGTCAACGAATTCTTCAAAAGCAAGGGCCTGCCGGCCCAGGAGAACTTTGCCGGGATCCGGGAGGTGGTGGCCGGATACCTGGAGCAGGGCATCGCCTATTTCGTGTTCGACCTGGTGGAGGCCAGGGGCGGGGAGGAGTTCATTGCGCCGCTGCAGTACCGGTTCAAGTCAGATAAACTGTACTACCCGCTAAAGACCTCAAACCTCTTCGGGGGCCAGGGACGGATAGACCTGATATTTTTCGTCCCCTGCGCTTGGCGGCACATCCGCCAGGGCTTCGTCGCCAGCTCCTCGGCCCGGGTGAAGGCCTGCGACCTGAAGGGCGTTTTCCGCGATTCCAAAGGGTTCTTTGGTCAAGGACCGGTGACCATGCAGGCCTTCAAGTATGAGGGAGCGCTGCAGTTCGACGGGGACCTGATGCTGGGCACGGATTCTGGGGTGGAGGAGCTGAGGCCGT